In Actinoplanes derwentensis, the following proteins share a genomic window:
- a CDS encoding NAD+ synthase: MPTLRIALAQVNSTVGDIPGNVAAVRRWSREAADAGAHLVAFPEMMLTGYPIEDLVFRNSFVEASRQALTALAEGLAADGLGELAVVVGYVDADGPPAISSAAVPGSGRRDASALLHRGAVVATYYKHHLPNYGVFDEDRYFEPGDTLTVVRLGGADVALTVCEDIWQAGGPFSAARRAGVGLVVNINASPYELNKDDVRLALVQRRAIEAGAAVAFVNMVGGQDELVFDGDSMIVSAGGELLARTGQFSEELLVHDLELPVAADNAPAPDGRDGMMIERFLVSGDISEISGTADGGIADRLPDHAEIWSALVLGLRDYVDKNRFRSVIFGLSGGIDSAVVAAIAVDALGPERVVGVSLPSGFSSGHSKDDAADMAKRTGLDYRIEPIQPMVDAFLANMSLSGLAVENLQARVRGVILMALSNQEGHLVLTTGNKSELAVGYSTLYGDSVGGFNPLKDVPKTMVWQLARWRNTQGDPPIPENSITKPPSAELRPDQKDSDSLPDYEILDPIIKGYVDHDLGRDELIAAGNDPALVDRTLRMIDLAEYKRRQSAPGTKISGKAFGRDRRLPITNLFREGV, translated from the coding sequence ATGCCCACGCTGCGCATCGCCCTCGCCCAGGTGAACTCGACAGTCGGTGACATTCCCGGCAACGTCGCGGCGGTCCGCCGCTGGTCGCGGGAGGCGGCCGACGCGGGAGCGCATCTGGTGGCGTTCCCGGAGATGATGCTGACCGGCTATCCGATCGAGGATCTGGTCTTCCGCAACTCGTTCGTCGAGGCGTCCCGGCAGGCGCTCACCGCCCTCGCCGAGGGCCTGGCCGCCGACGGTCTCGGCGAGCTGGCGGTCGTCGTCGGCTACGTGGACGCCGACGGCCCGCCCGCGATCAGCTCCGCCGCGGTGCCCGGCTCCGGCCGGCGGGACGCGTCCGCGCTGCTGCACCGCGGGGCGGTCGTCGCCACCTACTACAAGCACCACCTGCCCAACTACGGCGTCTTCGACGAGGACCGCTATTTCGAGCCCGGCGACACCCTCACCGTGGTCCGGCTCGGCGGGGCCGACGTCGCTCTCACCGTCTGCGAGGACATCTGGCAGGCCGGGGGGCCGTTCAGCGCGGCGCGTCGGGCCGGCGTCGGGCTGGTGGTCAACATCAACGCCTCGCCGTACGAGTTGAACAAGGACGACGTCCGGCTGGCCCTCGTGCAGCGGCGCGCGATCGAGGCGGGGGCGGCGGTCGCGTTCGTCAACATGGTCGGCGGGCAGGACGAGCTGGTCTTCGACGGTGACTCGATGATCGTCTCGGCGGGCGGGGAGCTACTCGCTCGTACCGGCCAGTTCTCGGAAGAACTTCTGGTTCATGATCTTGAGCTGCCGGTAGCGGCGGACAACGCTCCGGCCCCGGACGGTCGCGACGGGATGATGATCGAGCGCTTTCTGGTCTCGGGCGACATCTCCGAAATCTCCGGCACCGCGGACGGCGGTATCGCCGACCGGCTCCCCGACCATGCCGAGATCTGGTCCGCCCTGGTCCTGGGCCTGCGCGACTACGTCGACAAGAACCGGTTCCGCTCGGTGATCTTCGGCCTGTCCGGCGGCATCGACTCCGCGGTGGTCGCCGCGATCGCCGTCGACGCCCTCGGCCCCGAGCGGGTGGTCGGCGTCTCGCTGCCCAGTGGCTTCTCCTCCGGCCACTCCAAGGACGACGCCGCCGACATGGCCAAACGCACCGGCCTGGACTACCGCATCGAGCCGATCCAGCCGATGGTCGACGCGTTCCTGGCGAACATGTCGCTCTCCGGCCTGGCCGTGGAGAACCTGCAGGCCCGGGTCCGCGGCGTGATCCTGATGGCGCTCTCCAACCAGGAAGGCCACCTGGTCCTGACCACCGGCAACAAGAGCGAGCTGGCGGTCGGCTACTCCACGCTCTACGGCGACTCGGTCGGCGGATTCAACCCGCTCAAGGACGTGCCGAAGACCATGGTGTGGCAGCTCGCCCGGTGGCGGAACACCCAGGGCGACCCGCCGATCCCGGAGAACTCGATCACCAAACCGCCGAGCGCCGAACTGCGACCGGACCAGAAGGACTCGGACTCGCTGCCCGACTACGAGATCCTCGACCCGATCATCAAGGGGTACGTCGACCACGACCTCGGCCGGGACGAGCTGATCGCGGCGGGCAACGATCCGGCGCTGGTGGACCGGACGCTGCGCATGATCGACCTGGCCGAGTACAAGCGGCGCCAGTCGGCCCCCGGCACCAAGATCTCCGGCAAGGCGTTCGGCCGTGACCGTCGTCTCCCCATTACGAACTTGTTTCGCGAGGGTGTGTAG
- the panB gene encoding 3-methyl-2-oxobutanoate hydroxymethyltransferase has translation MSEIPTLYGGPATRRVRTRDLINAKARGDRWPMLTSYDMYTAQIFEQAGVPVLLVGDSAANNVFGHETTIPVTVDEMLSLVRGVVRATKTALIVGDLPFGSYEESPTQALRTAVRFMKEGGCHAVKLEGGIRMAPQIEAITGAGIPVMAHIGFTPQREHTIGGYRVQGRENEGAEVIADARAITEAGAFAVVLEMVPGDVAKQITKELPIPTVGIGAGPDTDAQVLVWQDMAGLRTGKIPRFVKRYGDLAGALTEATRQFADEVRSGEFPAQEHTF, from the coding sequence ATGTCGGAAATCCCGACCTTGTACGGGGGCCCGGCCACTCGCCGTGTCCGCACCCGTGACCTGATCAACGCCAAGGCCCGCGGCGACCGCTGGCCGATGCTCACGTCGTACGACATGTACACCGCCCAGATCTTCGAACAGGCCGGCGTGCCCGTCCTGCTCGTCGGCGACTCGGCCGCCAACAACGTCTTCGGCCACGAGACCACCATCCCGGTCACCGTCGACGAGATGTTGTCGCTGGTCCGGGGCGTGGTGCGGGCCACCAAGACCGCGCTGATCGTCGGTGACCTGCCGTTCGGCAGCTACGAGGAGAGCCCCACCCAGGCGCTGCGCACCGCCGTCCGCTTCATGAAGGAAGGCGGCTGCCACGCGGTCAAGCTGGAGGGCGGCATCCGGATGGCCCCGCAGATCGAGGCGATCACCGGGGCCGGCATTCCGGTGATGGCGCACATCGGCTTCACCCCGCAGCGCGAGCACACCATCGGCGGCTACCGGGTGCAGGGCCGGGAGAACGAGGGCGCCGAAGTGATCGCGGACGCCCGCGCGATCACCGAAGCCGGGGCCTTCGCCGTCGTGCTGGAGATGGTCCCCGGCGACGTGGCTAAGCAAATCACCAAGGAGTTGCCGATCCCCACGGTCGGCATCGGCGCCGGCCCCGACACCGACGCCCAGGTCCTCGTCTGGCAGGACATGGCCGGCCTGCGCACCGGCAAGATCCCACGGTTCGTGAAGCGCTACGGCGACCTGGCGGGCGCTCTCACCGAGGCCACCCGCCAGTTCGCCGACGAGGTCCGGTCCGGCGAGTTCCCGGCCCAGGAGCACACCTTCTAA